The following DNA comes from Thermococcus piezophilus.
TCGACAAGGGAAATATGGTTTCTGGAAAGATGTACGACGTTGTGATCATCGGAGCCGGTCCGGCAGGTCTTTTCGCAGCCTACGAACTGGCAGAGAAGAGCGATGTTAGGGTTCTGATAATAGACGAAGGCGGTGACATCGACCAGCGCGTCTGTCCTATGTACGAGCTCGGCTACTGCATTGGCTGCCAACCCTGCCACATAATGAGCGGTGTTGGCGGTGCGGGGGGACTGAGCGACGGCACCATCAATCTCCGCCCGGACATAGGCGGCGACCTAAAGGAGCTCACAAACGACGAGAACTACGCCTGGCAGCTCGTCTGGGAGGTTGACCAGATTTTTCTTAAACACAAAGCCCCAAAAAACCTGTTCAAAGGCGACCCCGAGCATGTAAAGTACTGGGAGCAGAGGGCCGCTCAGGCCGGCGTCAAGTTCATCCCCATCATCCAGAGGCACATCGGCTCGGACAGAACGCCCGAAGTTATCGGCGACATAAAAAAGCACCTCGAGGGCAAAGGCGTTGAGTTCCTTCTCTGGACGAAAGCGCTAGAGTTCGGCCAGGGACGGGTGAAGGTCAGGCGGGGAAAGAACATCTTCACTATAAACACCCGTTATATCATCGTCGCTCCCGGAAGGGGAGGAGCGGACTGGTTCCACGACGTGGCCAAGAAGATAGGCCTCAAAGCGAAGCATGGACCCATCGATGTAGGCGTTCGTGTCGAGGTTCCTGCCATAGTGATGGAACCCATAACGAGCATAAACCACGACCCCAAGTTTCACATCTATACGGACACCTACGACGACTTCGTGAGAACCTTCTGCACCAACCCAAACGGTTTCGTCGTCGAAGAGCGCTACGACGGATACGTTGGAGTAAACGGCCACTCTATGCACGAGAAGAAGAGCAACAACACTAACTTCGCCTTCCTGAGCAGGATTGAACTCACAGAGCCAGTCGAGGATACCACCGCCTACGGAAAGAGCATAGCGCAGTTAGCCACGACCATAGGCGGAGGAAAGCCCCTCCTCCAGAGGCTCGGCGATTTAAGGCGTGGAAGGAGAAGCACATGGGGTAGAATAAAGAGAAGCGACGTCGAGCCAACACTCAAACACGTTACTCCAGGAGACATCGCGATGGCACTACCGCACAGGGTCGTCACCAACATCTTAGAAGGCTTGGAGAAGCTCGACAAGGTTCTGCCCGGGGTTGCCAGTGACCATACTTTGCTCTACGCACCTGAGATCAAGTACTACGCCATGCGCGCCGAGGTTAATGAGAACCTCGAGACGAGCATCGAGGGCATATTCGCCGCTGGAGATGGTGCGGGCCTGAGCAGGGACATCGTCAATGCCGCCGCGACGGGTCTTCTTGCCGCGAGGGGCATACTCAAGAAGGAGGGCCTCTACACGGAGAAGGACTTCAGGAAGCCCGGTAACTGGAGGACAAAAGTGGAATCTCTTAAGCCTGAGGAGTAAGTTTTTAACCGTCCTTTCGTTTTTCTGTTAAGGTGAAAAGATGGAGCTACTGAGAGAGGTGCGTACAAGAAATCGACCATCTAGGGAAGTTCGCATTCATTTCGCGCCCGAAGAGCGCATCCTACCAGCGAGCAATTTAGATGAACTCATCAGGTCGGCACCTGCTGGAAGATATGCCACCACAGTGGTAAAAGTTTTTCCGCCAGCGCTTGCCTTGCAAGGGCTGTGGAGGTGAGAGAATGCCGATGAGATGCAAGTTCTGCGAGAAACCAGCTTTCATTAAGCTTCACTACCCAAAGATGTACCTCTGTCCTGAGCACTTCACCGAGTACTTCGAGAGAAAGATTAAGCGCACAATAGAGAGATACAAGCTGCTGAAGCCCGACGAGAGAGTTCTAGTCGTTGTGAGCGGGGGAAAGGATTCAGCCGTTACCGCTTACGTGCTGAAAAAACTTGGCTACGATATAGAGTGCCTCCACATAAACCTCGGCATAGGGGAGTACTCGGAGAAGAGCGAAGAACATGCACAGAAGCAGTGCGAGGCTTTGGGAGTTCCTCTCCACATAGTCCGCGTTAAGGAGCTCCTGGGTCACGGAATTGGCGAAGTAAGGACGAGAAGACCCACATGCTCCTACTGCGGCTTAACGAAGCGCTACATCTTCAACAAGTTCGCCTACGACAACGGCTTCGATGCAGTCGCCACCGGGCACAACCTCGACGACGAGGCGAGCTTCATATTCTCCAACATGATGCACTGGAATACGCAGTATCTGGCCAAACAGGGACCGCTAACCCCCGGTGAGGGCAAATTCGTGAAGAAAATTAAGCCCCTTTACGAGCTCACCGAGAGAGAAGTTGTTGCCTATGCACTTGCCAACGGCATAGAGTACCACAGCGAGGAGTGCCCGCACGCTCACGGAGCCACAACACTT
Coding sequences within:
- a CDS encoding NAD(P)/FAD-dependent oxidoreductase, with the protein product MVSGKMYDVVIIGAGPAGLFAAYELAEKSDVRVLIIDEGGDIDQRVCPMYELGYCIGCQPCHIMSGVGGAGGLSDGTINLRPDIGGDLKELTNDENYAWQLVWEVDQIFLKHKAPKNLFKGDPEHVKYWEQRAAQAGVKFIPIIQRHIGSDRTPEVIGDIKKHLEGKGVEFLLWTKALEFGQGRVKVRRGKNIFTINTRYIIVAPGRGGADWFHDVAKKIGLKAKHGPIDVGVRVEVPAIVMEPITSINHDPKFHIYTDTYDDFVRTFCTNPNGFVVEERYDGYVGVNGHSMHEKKSNNTNFAFLSRIELTEPVEDTTAYGKSIAQLATTIGGGKPLLQRLGDLRRGRRSTWGRIKRSDVEPTLKHVTPGDIAMALPHRVVTNILEGLEKLDKVLPGVASDHTLLYAPEIKYYAMRAEVNENLETSIEGIFAAGDGAGLSRDIVNAAATGLLAARGILKKEGLYTEKDFRKPGNWRTKVESLKPEE
- the ttuA gene encoding tRNA-5-methyluridine(54) 2-sulfurtransferase produces the protein MRCKFCEKPAFIKLHYPKMYLCPEHFTEYFERKIKRTIERYKLLKPDERVLVVVSGGKDSAVTAYVLKKLGYDIECLHINLGIGEYSEKSEEHAQKQCEALGVPLHIVRVKELLGHGIGEVRTRRPTCSYCGLTKRYIFNKFAYDNGFDAVATGHNLDDEASFIFSNMMHWNTQYLAKQGPLTPGEGKFVKKIKPLYELTEREVVAYALANGIEYHSEECPHAHGATTLEFKEVLNDMEEKRPGTKINFVKGYLRKKHIFEAELEEVELRECKICGMPSSGEVCSFCRFWRLEEPLDFRVKKINGKGR